AAAACGTTCAATCCCACTCCTTTCTGAGAAGCAAACAGCATGGGGTAGTGGGCAGGGGTAGTGGGATCCTCATGTCAGGCAATGTGCGAGCTCATGGTTGCTGAGGAAAAAGGGGCCTATTTTAAACAGTCACTGCTGAGGAGAGCAGCATTTTAAGTAAGATACAGGACCCAAAGGATCATGAAGCAGCCATCTGCTTGCTTCAGGGGCTGAACCAAGAGACACGCAGTTCAAACAACCTTGTCTGTTCTGCAAGTCAACTGTCTTATTTACAAGTAACTTGTAGAGCTATTCTAAGCCAAAGGAGTgagaggaaagtatttttttaacctttgcgTAATGTCTCCCTTGATTTAGTGACATGGGTCTGGCTGTCCACTGAAGCAGCCATAATAAGCACCACAGATAACAACGTCTGACTATCTCAGTGGAGAAATCTTCACAAATAATCtagaaggaagaggaagcacTTAGACTCCCAGGTCAAACTGCGGAAACCAGTAAGCCTAGAGCTGTCCCAGCGGCTGCCTCCACATCCcagagcagagctccaggaggCTTGCATGCTCCCTGACCACGAATGCAGCAGGAAGGCAGACACAGTCAGCTCATATAGCAAAGTCCCACAAACATGTCCAAGACAGGCAGAAAATCAAATTCAACCTCAGGAAGCAGGAAAAAGTAGTATTTGTTAGAGGCGATACAGTGCAAAATGGAAGACAAGGAGGTGAGATTAGCAGCAGGTGACTCAGAGTTTCGGCAGAAGTCCTGCTGCTCAGATAACAGAGGTGAGCAGTGAGGCAGTACAGCTCACCAATGACACGTTATTTTGGTTACTGAAGAGTGACGATGCAGGGGAAAGCCTGCAAGCCTGCAAGtgagctgcagtcagctgcataGTCAGGGTTTCTTTTGCTTGAAAGACTTTGCAAAATCCAGTCACAGAAACTGGAAATCTCCAGacattctgtaaaaaaaattggATACAAAACCTGTATGCCAAATAAAGAGTCAGTTTTAACAAATTCAGATTAAGAGAATCTCTTCCTCAGTCCCAAGGAAAACATTTATCCCACGTGATCAAGAGAAAGCATTCACGTTTTAGATACTGTAGTGACGGGTATTAATGTAACAGGCCAGCAAGGCACAAAGCCACCCAGATCAGAATCCCCAGGATCAAATGAAGGACAGACAGTGCATGTGTAGATACCAGTTTGAATCTTGAACTGCTATATTCTGACAGACTTTTTAAGCTGAAACCCTCACCTGCTCTTTTCTGAAGTCACCTCCTTGTTTTGCAGATGCGACTGGAGAAGGACAAATTTTCTGTAAATCTTGATGTGAAGCATTTCTCCCCTGAGGAGCTAAAAGTGAAGGTGCTTGGAGACATGATAGAAGTTCATGGGAAACACGAGGAGCGCCAGGTACTTCTACTTTAACTATGCAACTGATAGAGTCAGTGTGAACTTCATCTATGGTTAAACAAGGAGACTGCAAAACAATCTTCTCCTGTGCTCATCTCAAATACTTCTAGTGTTTTTTATCAACCAATCCCAATGGAAGATTCTCTGTGCAACCCCCCCCCAGCTGATCCCAGACTGGGCAGCAACAGGGTGGAGAATTTATTGCTGATGTTACATGAACTGTGAACTGAACTGGAAAATCATCTTTGAAATGGGCATTTCTGGGCCTCCCTCTTTCTGAGAAGAGGCCAGGAATGCAGGGAGGCATTCAATAAGCTAACAACTAACTGTAAAAATTAAACCACATAATGAATCAGTGCATTACCCTGTTCTGTCACCATGAGGCTACCTCTTCCTGAAAAAGGCCCATCTAACAGTTTGTAATCCTTAAAGATTGTGTTCTGCTGTCAGTCATCCCATTGCTTGCTGGCTCTGGAGACCTGTGTGGCAACTGGGCAGACAGAAGTCAAAAGCCATGTCCAAAGCTGTATTGTAACAGGGTTTGCcagtccccatctccatcccaccccccatccccacctccttGCCAGAAGGAAACGAGTCCGCATGATAAAGTAACTATGTCACTGGAATTGTCAGCTCTAAGAGCTTCTGGGAGCACAGATCTGTCAGTCAGGAAATACAGCAGTACTTGTAGCTGGTGGAAGCCTGTAATCCTGACATAGCTTCTGCAAATTTTTTTGGCTAAGAAAATAATCAAGCGCTGTAGCAGAGATCAGCTCACTAGAAAGCTGTGTATTACTAAAGCTCTGGAGACCATCAGGAACAGGCGTGGTTGGCACTGCGTGTAGGTCTAGCTGCTGCATCTTAGGAATGTCTGTGTGATGAAGCCAGCCTCTGGCTGGCACAAGAGCTGGAACATAAAGCCTCCTCCTGTAAACAGTGTACCTGCAAGCACCTGCAGCCTAGGCAGGGCAGTGTCTCACTTCGGCAGTGGCTCTTTAAAAAGGGCATCTCATAATAAAAACTCttttaactttctgaaaagtTTCCTTTGAGAGCTGGAGCTTCCTGATCTCAGACTTTATGCAAAGGGCCCATGGTTTAGGTGGAACTGAGTGATCATTTCTAATCAGGGctgttccttctcttctccttttgaaGGACGAGCATGGCTTTATTGCCAGGGAGTTCAACAGGAAATACAGGATTCCAGATGATGTGGACCCTCTGACCATAACCTCATCACTCTCTCTGGATGGTGTCCTGACCGTGAGCGCACCAAGGAAACAAAGTGACGTCCCTGAGCGCACTATCCCTATCACCCGTGAAGAGAAGCCTGCCATTGCAGGAGCCCAAAGGAAGTAGACTGCTATTTAAAGTCACGCCGGGATGCCATTCAAGAGCACTTTTCATCAGATGCCAGCTACACTGAATGGCTACTCTTATTATTTATGCTGAGTAAGTTTACTAACAAATAAAACATGAATAAgcagtttgtatttttttgttttgagcacTGAGGACAAAGGGAAGCATTGGGTCAAGAAAGCTGTGTAAGGTTGCTGTGGAGGGAAACATACCTGGCATCAATCTTGCTTACAGGTTGAGTGGCAGGTGTGTCCAGGAGAGCTTGTCTTGTGTTCAAAAACACATTGCTAGTTTCACTTCGTGTACTCTAATGTTTTGCAAACATCTAATTGCATGAgccttttccttcaatgttgccAGAGAATTTCAGTGTGTTTCACAAGCAACCGAAAAGTTTCTCCAGTGGAGATTAGACTGGTAAAACAACTTCATGACAATCGAAACCCATTCAAAGTGTGGGTATTAGATAACAACTAAATGGAAGACAACTATATCTTAAATCTCTAGAATGACTCATGTTATGGAGAAGCATCCAAGTGCTGCAACCAATTCAGAGCAGTTGCACATGAAAACTGCATAGCTGCAGCAAACACAGATAtatccagagaggaaaaaaacgtCCTGTTTCATGGTGCGAATCACATCACTTTGAAACTATGTTGTCAGTGCCACTCAAACAATGAACAGGATCTGATGTCTACAGTATTAATCTCATTTATGCTAATGTTGTTGAGTGGTACAAAACACTACTAAGTCCTTCTCAGGTGCCATCATCTGCTTAGGACTTCTCTTCAAAGGGATATGAACATAAAGGAAAGTCTGTATTACTGGTATTGAATTTCTAAAATTCATCTCCAAAAAGGACAGAATGCCATAGATCTGTCACAGAGATCATCAGACTCAGTTATGACCTGACCTATTTTCTATGTTCCTTATACCTGCCAAGACAAAAGTTATATTAGAAGGGATCAGTTTAAATCTCAAATGAACTGAGAGGGCATCCTTCTTCCATGGCtttaagtgagaaaaataaaatgagcacTCAGTGATGTGGGGACATTGTCAAATACCCCAAATCCCACCTAATTGCCAAGGTCTAGTGTTTCCTATTTGCTGGTTCTAATAAGCTCTTCCAGTTAAGGTGTTAGTTGGGCTTGACTGACAAGGCACAGGGTGACTGGTGACTTGCAGTCACctctgcaaacaaaacaaacaacagaaacacACGTAGGTTACAAACAACACAACttagaaaggagaaagaacatttttcacaTGATGCCACATTTGGCTTTAATGTGTGACAGGTCTTTTTGCTTGAAGGATATCCTTGTAGACGGGCCTCCTGTTTCTCTGAAGGCATAGTCTATAGATTCTCTCCATCTCTGTTGCTTTTCCTGCATCCTTCTTGTTCCTTCTCTGAATGTTGGACACAAGTAAAGAAAATGCTGCCATATGGAGGCCTGTAGTCTATTGTGTAGCAGGACTGAGCAGTTGGGTTGAACGAAGGAGTTTCTAGTTCACAGTGGTGACTCAGAAACCAATGAGGTTCTCATTCAAATCCTAGAAGAATAAACACAAAAAGACTTGAGGAAGTAAGTGCAAAATAGTAAGAATATATCCAGAAAGTGCAACTGAGGGAAATCTTTTCTATAGAGCAGGGTTTTGTTAGGCTCAAACTCAGGAGCAAGAAATGGGAATTTTGAGTGAAAGGTCCTTGAGGATAGTGATGAGGTTAGCTAGACAAGAACACTTGAAATGCAAATACCACTCCCTGAATGACTCGAAATACCTGTTCTGTGGTGGCACAGGAGCACGACTCAAcaatgaaaaatgacagaaaacagttCTGTCATCTCTAAGCACAAATGTCAGTCAGAAGCTCCTCTTCAGCTACAGATCCAACAGACTATGTTTCAGTTCCGTGCACGTACTTTTTattctctgatgctttcccttGTTGTAATCTGAAGAGTATGTTGTTTCAAAGCAGTGAgtatactgaaaaaaacccctcacatttAGCATGGCTAaatataagtaaaatattttaatattttatatcttACAGGAAGACCAAAGTATCTGCAATTGCACTACTACTTTCAAATCTAAGTCTAACCTAAGATCACAAAGCTTCAGTGATGACTTTTGATTCACCATCtgaacagcaaaggaaaagagcTGGACTGGGGCCACTGTTACAAGGAGTAAAACTgagtttaaacaaaaaagcattcCTCACATCTTTACTCCTGTAGTGGGACTCTTGTAGGGCACTCATCAGAGAAAAGGGTGCTGACTGTtgcctttctgcatttttaaaaaacagtagaaaagacTAGGAGCAGGGCTGCAGAAAGGGAAGCTACTCATGGGAGGCTTACCTCTGATGTATTCGTAGCTGGGGATGGAAAGGATAATGTCCTGTGTACATGACAAATTAAGTGACCAGTGATCATCTCAACTGAGATTTGCTATATCCACAATAAGGAAAAGCACAAGGACATACCTGGGAACTAAGTGGCTTGGGCTGCACAATTCTCTGGATATCGTATCGCTCTTCATTCCAGTTCCCCATAAGGGTTTTTGCTGAGTAATGATCTTCATTGGTGGTGCACCTCCAGCCATACTGGGAAAACTTAGAAGTGCTGTCTCAGTCCATCCACAGTTCCCCATGGCCAGTAGCATGCATGAAGGAACCATGGAGGGAGTTGTACAGATCTTGGACATGATCTGGCAATAGAAATCAACAACTCCCTAGGATCAGCTCGGATCTCAACAGCAGATAACataacaccaccacccccctggTGACTGGAGAGAGATGTCCTATACTTCCATGTGTGACAGAAAGCATCAGAGAAGAACGGAGTTCCTTCTTGATgctaataagcatttttttttctttttttttttggggagtggGGAGAGGTGGTACAGCGAGCATCTATTTTCCTAAACTGTGATACTGCATTTCTCAGCTTCACCTTATTGAATGCCTCTGAGAGTAACTTACCCACCTTTCGAAATAGACGAAGTGATTTACCCAAGGCCACAGGGACCTAATGCCTGAACCAGGACCAGACCTCATAAACTACAGGCGGTAGGTCTCTGTTGGAGCTTGCCTTTGCTGATTTTAAGCCTTCCACTGTCATTACCCATGCGACTCCTGAAACACTGTCCTTGCTCTGTGCAGCAGCTGAGGGCATGCAAATAGAACAGGCGACAGTAAAGCACCGCTATGCTCTCTCAAGCCATAATTTGCAGTCATCGGACTGCAGCGGCCCGTCAATTACAGCTCCTGGCCTCGCCAGGGGCGCCGGCAGCTCCTTGGGCCCTGCACAGAGGGTCCGTGAGGGGGAGCGGCTGCCGACAAAGCGCCGGCGAACCCCGCAGCGGCCCAGGCCACGCCCGACGGGAGAAACCGCTTCCGCAGCGGGCCCGGGGGAGGCGTGGAGGCCCGGGGTCGCAGCAAGCGACTCCCCGCCCCCCAGCCGGCCGCCCGGCGCCTCACAGGTGACGGCACGGCCTGATGCCACCAACAGGCGATGAGCGCACCAGCGGCCCGCTGGCCGGCAGAAACGTCATGAGGGAGCGCCGGCGGCCCGCGAGCGCCGGCCCCCGTGCTGGCTGCGGACATGGAGCCGGTGCGCTGCGTCCTGCTGCTCGGGGAGGGCAACTTCTCCTTCGCGGCCTCCCTGTGCGGGGCCGCGGGGACCCACGTCGTGGCCACTTGCTACGAGAGCGAAGAGGAGGTGTCCGGGCGGGGGCGAGCCGCGGAGAGCATCCGGCGGCTGCGGGAGAGAGGTGGGTaggcagcggcggggagggagggtggtAGTGGGGGCCCTCGGGCAAAGCGACGCAGGGGAGAGAAACGGTGTCGCTAGTACTCGGCCGTTAGCTATAACCGCTCTTCTCGTTACGGTCGAAGCAAGGCTCTCGAGCGGCGTGGCTTCCTTAAATCAGGGACCTGGCGCTGCGGTGCCTCCGTAGGAGCTGTCCGGTCACTTTATAGCCCTTCACCACTCCAGGCGTCTCGGAAGCGCACTTTTGCCACGAGGAATTGGAATTGTCCAAGAGGCTAACTCAAATACCCTAAAATCTAATCAGACTGAAATAGTACTGAAACAAATAGCCAGTTAGCAGAATTCTCTGCAAGAGGGCAAAGGGACCCTAGGCTTTCTGGTTTTCCTAACGCACATGAATGGGAAGgtgcctggcagctgctgctctgatATGCTTAAAAATGGACTAGAGGACTTTTAATTGCTacctttctttaaaattttctgtaatGATAAACATCAGAGTCTTGGTTTTCGCTTATTTTTGAAGGAGCTGAAGTTGTGTTTTCTGTGGACTGCACCAAGCTGAAGGACTATTTTTTACcagaaaaaagagaatttgaTTGCATTTATTTCAACTTCCCTCACTGTGGGAGAAAGGCTGGGGTAGTGAAGAATAGAGAGCTGCTTGCCCGCTTTTTCCATAGGTGAGTAAATCAGAAGTAGTTCTATGATAATTGGCTGCTGTGATACAGATTTCTAGCCATGTTACAGGTGTTTTTCTGGCACTATAAAATTTCTGGCTGTGTTAGCAGGATTTTCCTTGTTGCCTGGCTTTCCTTCCAGCTCCGCAGAAGTGTTGACAGAGGAGGGAGAGGTCCATGTGGCTCTTTGCAATGGACAGGGTGGGACACCTGCTGATCAACCAAGGAGAGAATGGCACAACAGTTGGCAAATAGTGGCtgtggcagcaggagctggattTATCTTGAGTAACGTTCATCCTTTTAAAGCAGAGACTATCCATGGATATAAGTGTACAGGCTACAGGTAACCGTCATGTGGCAATACTGAAAAGTTTATATTTGTGCTTTTATAATGCCTAGCACTAGTATGTTCTTTTAGTATCTTGTTTGTTGGAAAGAGGAACtcgctttaattttctttaaaatagctaCAGTTCTTTTTCGCCTCTAAGCAGTATAGCCAAGATAAAAATGCAAGCTTCTTGCCAAAGTACCTTCTAAAAAAATAAGATTGTCTTAGGATTGTCAAAATGATCCATTTCAGAACAAATGTTAATCTTGGCCTAAAGGCAGCAGGAGGACTGCGGTATGTGTATCTGCTTAGCagacaatcacagaatcatggcaTGGTTGATGTTGGCAGGGACCTCCAGCAGTCATCTAGTCCTACCCCACAGCTCAAAGCAGAGCCAGCTAGAACAGGTCACTCAGAGCCACATTCAGtgtccagggatggagactgtaCAATCTTTCTGTGCAACTTGTTCCAATGTTGGATCACCTGCCCAGTAAAAATATGGTAGTGTTGCATTTTTGTCACCTTGTAACAAGACCTGGGATTCAACAAGAGGTGTGTTAGTGTTACACAGAGCTATCTGTGTAATGCTTTACTTGTGACACATTAAATGTAGGAAATGATCAATGACTTTGCTCTGTGTTGTGTATTGTCAGGAGTCAAGATAAATCTTTCTGTGTAGAGGGTGCTTTAAACCACATTTTCACACGAAGCACGCCACTTCTGTATTTCAAACCTATGACCTGCAAGATAGAACTGGAAAGCcaaaaagtttcttttcaagtACCACAAGTACTTGTGGATAAAATTAATAGGTaagttttataattattttctgtttggcAATAACACACACTCCTGCTCTCAGTGGAAACGACCAGCATAGGTGCCAGATAAAATGGAATTGCTTcactttccctcctttcccctttaCAGAATTTCCTGTTCCATTTCTTCTTCAAGTCTGCTTCATGTTGGCTTGTGGTTATAGCCTACTTACAAACAAGtctacagaacaaaaagaaactttATAGTTGAGACCAAGCTGCTGTATACTTAAACACACAAGTAAAGATGAAAACTTTAATCTGTTTTACTGTACTGTGGAAGAAATTCAGGAGCTGACTTGTGCCTGCTAATACCACAATACTAAGGCTAGCTAAGATAAAAAATGCTAACCTCTTAGGTGAACTGCTGCATACTTGGGAGACTATCCAGGGCTAGCATAATTTGATGCATTTCTGTAGTTTGGTAATGCCTGTGCTGAATGGAAATGGTGATGCCTGTGCTGACTGTTAAGTCCCATTCCTTTATTACTAGCAAAAGTACAGTTAATTCTTGATTGCAACCTGGAGACAAACACCACTGTCCTGAAAACGTGTTAGCCATTGCAACACCTTTGATGAAAGATTTGGCTTGTTCAGGTAGTTACTAGGAACCGGCTTAGTATCTGAGATTGTTTTGGGTAAATTGCTGCACTCAAATTATGATCACAGGAAGGCATTTCAAGGAAATCTGTTTAGTGGTGTCTGTAAtttgcacttttatttttcacagggGTTTCCTAGAACTAAATTCAAATCATCCAGTACGGACAGTAAAGGAGAAGCTCACTGCAGAGCTCAGCCAAGCCTTTCCGTTACAAAACATTGATGACTGCCTTTCTTTGCTCCACCAAGGTCACCTCAATGGTGTCTGTCACTCAAATATCTTTTGGATCATTCTGAGCCCAGAGGAGACTCCAAGCACTGAAGAAGTGTCTAATGGACTGgcaaatgcagttttattttcccATGTTGATTTTTGCAGGGACACATATAAGAATGGCTGGGTGAATGTACAGGAGGGATGCCACATTTCAAAACAGTATTATCTTAGACCTTCCCTTCTACCTTATGCTCAGGCAATAATACAAAGAGGAGCCTTTCTCCCGGGGACACTTCATGTTCTTTCTGGCCCAGTTTTCAGGAAGTGTCTTATCACTCCTTACTCCATGCCTGTTTTTCATGAGATGGTTTTTGTATGTGCAGTTAACAGGGGTACAGAGAACAGCTGTATCCAGATGTTGGTGAATAACATTAAAACCAGCATACATTCTCTTCACCAGACTGTTTCCGGCTTTAAACTGAATATCAATCTGCAGGAAGCAATGAGCTTTGAAAAAACTGAGCTAAATGACTTTGCTGCTTTTGAATTTCAGGTTAGTAAAATTCAGTACTTCATCTGTGTGGAGATAGATAATTCAGGCTCCTGTGAGAAGGGCTCCTGTGTGGGAATTATAAGGACAGCTCATTATGAACTAGTAAGCAGTGACTTGGTTGTTGTCTTTGCTTCATTGAATCTTGACCTCCTAGCCATGCTGATCTGTGGAATATCTGACTGGCGAATGCTCTGGACATCAGACACACGGTTCCTCTGTCAATTTCCTAGAGGAGAGTTAAGGCTTTTCAAGAGTTTTTCTCTCTATCCACCTTCCTATGTTCATGATGTCAGCTTTTGGGTTCCTGATGGGGAACAATTTGATGAAGTTGCTTTTCACACCATTGCTAGGCAGGTGTCAGGTGAAATGGTTGTATCCATCCAGTTAATCGACAGTTTCCAGCAGTCAGAGACCGGACGGAAGAGCCTCTGCTACAGGCTGACCTTTCAGTCCTGTGACAAGGCACTGAGCCGCCAGGCGGTGGCAGAGATGCAGCTGCTCTTTCGGAAGGAAATAAACCAATGCTTGCGTGTTACTCTTCGGTAGAGCGTTCTATGTTGTTTTGAGGTGCTCGAACAGCGCCTGCGCTTGTTGCTGATCTGGAAAATGTGGCCTACATCTTGTTGGACCTAACACTGCATGTTATTGCACTGCCTCTTACAAAGGCGGTGTGGACTTCAAGTACCTGCACACGTTCTAAATGTGGAAATTCCTGTTAATGAAGACCAAGCATCTTCCTGTTCTGCGTGTGTGTAATGAAACCTCATTTTAAAAAGTGGAGCCTTTCTTTGCTAGGGTCCTGTGAGACTGGACTTGATCTCCTTACCGATGCCGATTCACTTTTCCTGTTCTTGCTTGTGTTTGCCCGGTGCCTTGTAATGGTGGCGGTGGTATGGAGTACGCTGAAAGACGGAGGATCTTACTATTTCCAAAGGGTTGTGTACAATTTGAGCACTGAAAACTCTCTGCGCAGGTGCTCAGTCCCTACGGGAGGACGGTGTGTGCTGGGCTGCCAGCGGCAGGGGTGCACCCAGTGGGGCCCCAGCTGCATGCACCAGCAGACTACTTTCCGAGTAGCTAATACAGATGGTAATCGCAAATGGTAATAGTTACAGCAGATGTAACTGCTGACAGAGAACTCCAGTAACAGACCGAGTTACTGGAATCTGTAGGATTACACTGGGGAAAGGTATCAATAGCATGGCGGATACCACTAGGTCTTTCTTTTAACAAAGAATGCTAAGAATGTTAAAGAGACTAAGACCTGAGGTCATTGCTGACTCTGTAGCGACTCCCAGATTGCGCTAGGTGATTCATGGCTGCCGCAGATACTAAGAAGTGCTACTAGGTAGTTCTGTTAGACTCGTCTACCAGTAATTCTACAGCTGGAAAATCTACTCCTGAATTCTCACAATGGAGCCCCCCAGAGCCTTTGGGGGTGAAATAAAAATCTCCTGCTACTAAGTGCAAGAGTCTGGTGGAGCCGAAGGAGGGTCTGTGAGACGCTGACCGATCCCGTCAGTTGCCGGCAGACTCCGTCGCATCTGCCACCGGCGCTGCGTCCCAGCGGAGCCGAGCCGGCTCCGCCGCAGCCGTCGGAGCCCGCCGCACCGCGGGGAGCCGGTCCGACGCCGGCGGGAGCCACCGGAGCTCCGCCGCAGGCCGGCGCCGTGCAGACGGTCCCCGCTGTGGGGCGGGCAACgaggcgcgggggctgcggcgggcgcggggcgcgtgCCCCCTCACCCGGGCGGCGCGCGGGCGTCTCGCGGCGGCagggccgcgggcgggggcgggcgggagcagCCGTCGCGCGCGGGGGTCACCAACGGTCGCGCGCGTGTGTGAGGGGGAGAGCGGCCGCCtgaggggaaggggagcgggacCCGCCTGGGGaaggggcgggcgggcaggcgggggtCGGCGCCGCCTGGGGAGGGTCCGCGCTTGTctcggggcggcgggcggggtcGGCCATCGCCTTCGTGGGGATGGGGCCGCGATCGcctcggggcgggcgggcgccggcgCCGCCGGGGAAGGGTCCGCGATCGCCTCGGGGCGGGCGGGGGTCGACCATCGCCTTCGGGGGGTCTGCGAGCGccgtggggagggctggggctcagGCGCCGTCCCGGGGAGGCGCGGTCAGCCATCGCCGTAGGGGGTGCGGAGGGTCCAGCCCCCGCCGGGAGCGGCCAGGAGCCCGGAGCAGCAGAGGGCCCTTGGCACTCGTCCCTGCATTGGGAGCACCAATTCTGTGAGAAAAGCCGATCTGCGAGGTTTTTTCCGGGGGGGCGGGTAGGGGCAGGGGGTAGGGGCGGGAGAACGGCCGGCGGTCGGGTGGTGCTGTGGAGAGCTCCCTCCGGGGGCCGGGAGCCTTCTCGGTCCTGACCGcgtcctcctgcctttgcagcagctGGTGGAGCAGACAGCGGAGGCATCCATCGCGTGGCACTGCGAGGCAAGAGCGAGCGAGAAGAGGAGCGGAGGAAGCCCGGGGGACGGcggtggaggaaagagaaaggcacTCTGGGCAAAGGGACCTCCCTGTCACCGGAGCTGTGGTCACACAAAGGCGTCACCTGCACCTTTGGTGCCCTGGCTGGCTTTGAGCTGAGCGACCTCCCTGTAATCAGGGCTCGGGTCTTTTGCTTTTGTTGGCCTTTTGCCATGTTGCCCCACGGTTAGGCTGCCAGAGAGAGTGGCAACCCTGTAAGGAGGGTGAGAGCCACCGTCTCGGCACCCGGGGGGGAAGTGGAGCTCCTGAAGACGTGGTGGTGTGCCACAGCCAGGGTGGCCAGCCTGGATGGCCAGCCTGTAACCCAGGCACAGGCCGAGGGGGACCACCCTGTAAGCAGGGCTGTGTGCATCCCCTGGGCTCAACAAGAGGTGCTGGGAGGGACCCCCTGTAATCAGGCAGGTGTCCCTGGCCCCGGCCTTTCAGAGGCATGGGGCTGAGATGTGTGGGGCTGGGCGTGCCCTG
This region of Calonectris borealis chromosome 24, bCalBor7.hap1.2, whole genome shotgun sequence genomic DNA includes:
- the CRYAB gene encoding alpha-crystallin B chain, translated to MDITIHNPLIRRPLLSWLAPSRIFDQIFGEHLQESELLPASPSLSPFLMRSPILRMPSWLESGLSEMRLEKDKFSVNLDVKHFSPEELKVKVLGDMIEVHGKHEERQDEHGFIAREFNRKYRIPDDVDPLTITSSLSLDGVLTVSAPRKQSDVPERTIPITREEKPAIAGAQRK
- the CFAP68 gene encoding LOW QUALITY PROTEIN: cilia- and flagella-associated protein 68 (The sequence of the model RefSeq protein was modified relative to this genomic sequence to represent the inferred CDS: substituted 1 base at 1 genomic stop codon); its protein translation is MSAASTGAGARGPPALPHDVSAGQRAADHVQDLYNSLHGSFMHATGHGELWMDXDSTSKFSQYGWRCTTNEDHYSAKTLMGNWNEERYDIQRIVQPKPLSSQDLNENLIGF
- the FDXACB1 gene encoding ferredoxin-fold anticodon-binding domain-containing protein 1 isoform X3, which translates into the protein MEPVRCVLLLGEGNFSFAASLCGAAGTHVVATCYESEEEVSGRGRAAESIRRLRERGAEVVFSVDCTKLKDYFLPEKREFDCIYFNFPHCGRKAGVVKNRELLARFFHSSAEVLTEEGEVHVALCNGQGGTPADQPRREWHNSWQIVAVAAGAGFILSNVHPFKAETIHGYKCTGYRSQDKSFCVEGALNHIFTRSTPLLYFKPMTCKIELESQKVSFQVPQVLVDKINRGFLELNSNHPVRTVKEKLTAELSQAFPLQNIDDCLSLLHQGHLNGVCHSNIFWIILSPEETPSTEEVSNGLANAVLFSHVDFCRDTYKNGWVNVQEGCHISKQYYLRPSLLPYAQAIIQRGAFLPGTLHVLSGPVFRKCLITPYSMPVFHEMVFVCAVNRGTENSCIQMLVNNIKTSIHSLHQTVSGFKLNINLQEAMSFEKTELNDFAAFEFQLVEQTAEASIAWHCEARASEKRSGGSPGDGGGGKRKALWAKGPPCHRSCGHTKASPAPLVPWLALS
- the FDXACB1 gene encoding ferredoxin-fold anticodon-binding domain-containing protein 1 isoform X4 codes for the protein MEPVRCVLLLGEGNFSFAASLCGAAGTHVVATCYESEEEVSGRGRAAESIRRLRERGAEVVFSVDCTKLKDYFLPEKREFDCIYFNFPHCGRKAGVVKNRELLARFFHRGFLELNSNHPVRTVKEKLTAELSQAFPLQNIDDCLSLLHQGHLNGVCHSNIFWIILSPEETPSTEEVSNGLANAVLFSHVDFCRDTYKNGWVNVQEGCHISKQYYLRPSLLPYAQAIIQRGAFLPGTLHVLSGPVFRKCLITPYSMPVFHEMVFVCAVNRGTENSCIQMLVNNIKTSIHSLHQTVSGFKLNINLQEAMSFEKTELNDFAAFEFQVSKIQYFICVEIDNSGSCEKGSCVGIIRTAHYELVSSDLVVVFASLNLDLLAMLICGISDWRMLWTSDTRFLCQFPRGELRLFKSFSLYPPSYVHDVSFWVPDGEQFDEVAFHTIARQVSGEMVVSIQLIDSFQQSETGRKSLCYRLTFQSCDKALSRQAVAEMQLLFRKEINQCLRVTLR
- the FDXACB1 gene encoding ferredoxin-fold anticodon-binding domain-containing protein 1 isoform X1 is translated as MEPVRCVLLLGEGNFSFAASLCGAAGTHVVATCYESEEEVSGRGRAAESIRRLRERGAEVVFSVDCTKLKDYFLPEKREFDCIYFNFPHCGRKAGVVKNRELLARFFHSSAEVLTEEGEVHVALCNGQGGTPADQPRREWHNSWQIVAVAAGAGFILSNVHPFKAETIHGYKCTGYRSQDKSFCVEGALNHIFTRSTPLLYFKPMTCKIELESQKVSFQVPQVLVDKINRGFLELNSNHPVRTVKEKLTAELSQAFPLQNIDDCLSLLHQGHLNGVCHSNIFWIILSPEETPSTEEVSNGLANAVLFSHVDFCRDTYKNGWVNVQEGCHISKQYYLRPSLLPYAQAIIQRGAFLPGTLHVLSGPVFRKCLITPYSMPVFHEMVFVCAVNRGTENSCIQMLVNNIKTSIHSLHQTVSGFKLNINLQEAMSFEKTELNDFAAFEFQVSKIQYFICVEIDNSGSCEKGSCVGIIRTAHYELVSSDLVVVFASLNLDLLAMLICGISDWRMLWTSDTRFLCQFPRGELRLFKSFSLYPPSYVHDVSFWVPDGEQFDEVAFHTIARQVSGEMVVSIQLIDSFQQSETGRKSLCYRLTFQSCDKALSRQAVAEMQLLFRKEINQCLRVTLR
- the FDXACB1 gene encoding ferredoxin-fold anticodon-binding domain-containing protein 1 isoform X2, which encodes MEPVRCVLLLGEGNFSFAASLCGAAGTHVVATCYESEEEVSGRGRAAESIRRLRERGAEVVFSVDCTKLKDYFLPEKREFDCIYFNFPHCGRKAGVVKNRELLARFFHSSAEVLTEEGEVHVALCNGQGGTPADQPRREWHNSWQIVAVAAGAGFILSNVHPFKAETIHGYKCTGYRSQDKSFCVEGALNHIFTRSTPLLYFKPMTCKIELESQKVSFQVPQVLVDKINRGFLELNSNHPVRTVKEKLTAELSQAFPLQNIDDCLSLLHQGHLNGVCHSNIFWIILSPEETPSTEEVSNGLANAVLFSHVDFCRDTYKNGWVNVQEGCHISKQYYLRPSLLPYAQAIIQRGAFLPGTLHVLSGPVFRKCLITPYSMPVFHEMVFVCAVNRGTENSCIQMLVNNIKTSIHSLHQTVSGFKLNINLQEAMSFEKTELNDFAAFEFQQLVEQTAEASIAWHCEARASEKRSGGSPGDGGGGKRKALWAKGPPCHRSCGHTKASPAPLVPWLALS